The genomic DNA AGAGGATAAATATCACTATGCAAAGTCATAGTgaatcataaaatttattaagttaacaataaaatataggtaTACTTAACAAATCATATAATTCTAGATTTGTATTCAAACTGCAATAGTTTTTAAGTGGGAAAAGAGAAGTTTATTACTAACAGTGTCGTTAATGGAGTAATGGTCATTTTATAATTGACTTATCCTCTTAGATGAGTTTTGAATCATGAATGAAACTTTTACCATTGAATTTGACATCCGTTaaacaattcaaaataaaatatttgtcaatAGGATACCGAATCATTTGTCTCAAACTATATggtattattaaataaaattatgtttaagatCTAATTTATCCAGTTTCtacctttaataaaaaaaaaaataacctcaaatttatcaaaattttacaatcaaccattatcatttttaatactTAATTCtcaatatataattgatttaatAAGAATCAGATATTTTTATTGACTGTTTTGCTTGGTCCTTCAGAACCTTTATTTTGATATGGGCCATGATCTTAATCGACTCCATTTTCTAAAGATTGCTCAGCAGGCCCTTTGATTTGCTCATAGGCCCCTCAAAATGCTCAAAATATCGAATTCTAACTCATCTCAAGTCGGGAGTAACAAAttgttcttctttttgttgTATAACTGACAGCAAGTTATACTACACAATCCATCATACACTTTATCTTCCATTTTCATCACCTACACCaaagttcaaattttttttctttcaaaaacaagTGTCTCAAAGAACATGTataactgttttttttcttcttcaagagTTAGTTAGGACCCGAACTAGTTATATTTATAGTTATGGTTGAACATCATTTTAATGATGTGAAACCAAACGATGTTGTggttttagtttatttaaaatcaaatgttgcTTCTAAAAGGAACATTGTTAAGCCTGATGTTTATGAACTTGTTCATAATGAAGTTGCTATGCGAAGTGCTTTTTCACCAATGTGAAATATAAAGTAAgaaatgatttaattaattggGTTCGTCGTCAAGCTTCAACGGCTAGATTAACCTTAATTTATTGACAAATCCCACCGTGGTGGAGGACGAAGAATGTCGAAGGTAGTCTAGGGTTGTAAACATTcaacatttttaatttggtGGACGAACGATActtgaaattttgaatgattttttgtaggaatgtttagaatattataagaagCAATCAAATTAACCGTAAAAGAAAAAGACTCAAattcgaatttttttttaacgaaatatgaatttttaagtaaaaaaataatatttaatatttaatttatgttttgttaaaaaaataagttgaatcctaaaagtttttatttttatttttgacaaaagataaaaaaaagtaagttgAAACCTATTTTGACTAAACGGGTACCGAAAACATAGAAGCTTTCCCAGGTTGTTGAAAGCAGATGAACTGTTTCTAATTTTGTACACATGTATGCTCCATAACATTATGATTGAATTGGAAATAGGCACTGCATTTAATTACGACCATAAAAAGCACCAAAATCtcccaaaaatttatttattttgcatagTTGAGTAGGTTACCATGAATTAAACTAAGCCACATGTGACTTTGAATTGCATAACTAGCTTATTGTAAAAGCAATGTCTCCAATAGCTTATAGACCAAAGGCACAGCATGCTGAGAAATCTGAACAATATTGATGACCTACCTTATGAAAATTTGTATTCAACTTGTGCACTCTtttcattacatttttttattataaaaccAGTCAAACCAAATCTAACttaataaaaacattattaCAAGTTTTCTCTTTATAAACTTCTAGCAAATGTTACTTGAGTGCTTCATTAGGTGAAGTCTTGTAGAGAATGAAAGCTATGGCATTGAAGTGTTATaacattttggtccttatatTTTTGCTTTTCAATGTTAGCTTTTATGAAAATGTTGTACTAGCTCAAAAAAATGGATTAGGAGCTTCTTTCATCTTTGGGGACTCTTTGGTGGATGCAGGAAACAATAACTATCTTTCAACTCTTTCTAAGGCAAATATACCTCCCAATGGAATTGATTTTAAAGCCTCTGGTGGAAATCCTACTGGCCGTTACACCAATGGAAGAACCATTGGTGATTTAGTAggtaattttgttttctttgtttataCTAATTCGGATTTTCAATAGTTATACAATCAAATCTCAATAGTTAAATCAAGTTACCGTTTAACAGTCGAGATTTGGTTGGACTGACCGTAGTtaattttagttgattttatGTGAACTCGGATACTATGTAGTCATGCAACCAATCAAACCATTCGTATGTCGTCTTATTTTCCCAACAAAAGTAGGAATGATGTGAAAAATAATGTgctaaaaacatttatattcttttttctaaatatgtatgtttttttaaaacctttttagGAGAGGAATTGGGACAACCAAATTATGCTGTCCCATTTCTAGCACCAAATGCAACTGGGAAATCAATACTCTATGGAGTTAATTATGCTTCAGGAGGAGGAGGAATTCTGAATGCAACTGGAAGAATATTTGTTAGTATTTCAAACCCCCCCTGTTACTATTTCTTACTCATTCATtatgtaaaatgaaaaatttatttgttccaTGACATGTATTGGATTATATTACATGTTTCAGGTGAATAGGATAGGAATGGATATTCAAATAGATTACTTCACCATAACAAGAAAACAAATTGACAAACTTCTAGGTCAATCAAAAGCAAGAGATTTCATAATGAAGAAATCAATTTTCTCCATCACTGTTGGGGCCAATGATTTTCTCAACAATTATCTTCTTCCGGTTCTCTCCGTCGGAGCCAGAATTTCTCAAAGTCCAGATGCTTTTGTAGACGATATGATTAATCATTTCAGAGGCCAACTCACAGTACACATCTTATTTCATTCTTAATCTAAATATAACTCTAATTGAAATTAGAGTTTGGTTCGAACTTTGGTTGGAactaaactttatttatttttcggtCAAACGGTAACTTTAATGTGTGTGTTTTAATGACAGAGACTTTACAAAATGGATGCTAGAAAATTTGTTATAGGTAACGTTGGGCCAATAGGATGTATACCTTACCAAAAGACTatcaatcaattgaatgaaGATGAATGTGTGGATTTAGCTAACAAACTTGCAATTCAATACAATGGTCGATTGAAGGATATGCTTGCTGAGCTAAATGACAATCTCCCTGGAGCAACGTTTGTCCTTGCAAATGTCTATGATTTAGTGATGGAACTCattaaaaattatgataaataTGGTAAATACTAACTCTTTTTTTGGCATGATCTATAACCATACTCTTCATTTAAATTATGACTCAAATCTTCGTCAAATTTATTACTCGATCCAATCAAATGTGTGTAGTTGGATTAATGAAACAATTGAGAATATTATTCTCCAAGCCATTGGATAAGTCCAATATTGGACTCAATGgcttaagaaaataatattcttAATCGTTAGATTAATTgcacaaattaaatttgactaaAGAGGGCGGCAAAAGAACAAAATTGCATAGAATCCACACAAGTAGTGCATATGTAGAGTTATcgtgagtttgacaaaattacaGTGGCAcggtgattttgttgaaacttCAACTGTAATTCTgacaaattcatcatcaatctAAACACTTCGTCATTTGTTTTACCATGAtactataatttatttgaaattatgtAGGATTTACAACATCAAGTAGAGCATGCTGTGGAAATGGGGGGCAATTTGCAGGGATAATTCCATGTGGACCAACATCAAGTATATGCAATGATAGGTACAAGCATGTGTTTTGGGATCCATACCATCCAAGTGAAGCTGCCAACATAATCATCGCCAAGCAACTACTTGATGGAGACAAGAGATACATATCTCCTGTCAATCTTAGGCAACTGAGGGATCTTTAATTAATCTgttttcaatttcttgtttgttttttattttatgattactTAATTGTATTGTATACCAAGCTGTATTTGTCTACAACACTTTATGTTGTGGCCACATCATTTTATTTActtcaattaacatatatttatacatgcaagttttcccttttcttttaaGTATAGAGTGAAATATATagtttttgagaaagaaaaaataatcttGAACTCAGTTTGTTTTGTTGCTTAAAGAAATTCAACTAAAAGTTGAGTTTTTTATCCAACGTGTATCATCATTTAAAAAACGTGCAATGTCAATATGTagttcaacaaaataattacaaaGACATTATTTCATACCAGATAGACAATTTATTAGGGACCAAAATGGCCCAAATTACCAGCACACCAAAGGACAATGCATAAGAGGCAGAGCAGAGCCATTACACAGCTCAGTCCTAAATGACACCATAATATAAGGTTTAATCATGTTAACGATTATGAGCTTCCCCTAGTTATGGAGGCATGTAATGTTCCAGTTAAGGTCGCATTTAATTCATTGTTGCCTGCTGCTGGTCCCATGACATCCATCTAACGCATGTAAAATGTATTCATCATCCACATTGGAGTACTATACAACTCAAAGATATTCATCAAGTTGaaggaaattaattaattatttatataaaaacacTATTTTAGTACTATAAAACTCTCATTtaagatttttcttttgtttgtagACAAAGTGGTAAAGACCGTTGAAACTCACACATACCGTAAGGTCTCAAGTGAAGACATCAAATCTaacaatttcaatattattaGTTGAGTTAAGCTTTACAACCAAACTTTGATTAGGAGGGCCGGTCAAAAGACAAACTTTGGTCTAACAAAGGAAAGTTAGTTACTCAAAGTTGGAACATATACATACAACTTGCAGTAGTAATGAGGAAGTATCCCACAAGGTCACATTATCATTACCTGTTTGACAATGAAGGAAAGTGCCaagaaaaatccaaatcattt from Medicago truncatula cultivar Jemalong A17 chromosome 8, MtrunA17r5.0-ANR, whole genome shotgun sequence includes the following:
- the LOC25501670 gene encoding GDSL esterase/lipase At2g23540; translation: MKAMALKCYNILVLIFLLFNVSFYENVVLAQKNGLGASFIFGDSLVDAGNNNYLSTLSKANIPPNGIDFKASGGNPTGRYTNGRTIGDLVGEELGQPNYAVPFLAPNATGKSILYGVNYASGGGGILNATGRIFVNRIGMDIQIDYFTITRKQIDKLLGQSKARDFIMKKSIFSITVGANDFLNNYLLPVLSVGARISQSPDAFVDDMINHFRGQLTRLYKMDARKFVIGNVGPIGCIPYQKTINQLNEDECVDLANKLAIQYNGRLKDMLAELNDNLPGATFVLANVYDLVMELIKNYDKYGFTTSSRACCGNGGQFAGIIPCGPTSSICNDRYKHVFWDPYHPSEAANIIIAKQLLDGDKRYISPVNLRQLRDL